In one window of Caenimonas aquaedulcis DNA:
- a CDS encoding calcium-binding protein — protein MGVSLSDEAAAAPEVAQTLIGDFKKKVSSNDPNKYAFDDHGNYISDGAESDARDLITGTADADLIKGLGGNDALLGRAGDDSIEGGPGIDVLQGGTGTDTLDGGDGDDILYGSSMGNLTYPATVDFQPPPPDFRTVLAQGFGWWLTTNGSADVDGIPKRFLNATVQRDAQMDDSGNVIDGGIGNDLIISGPGADQAEGGEGQDLIYGMGATDVLWGDAGDDVIYGDGPTNNPDGSLLTWAPADTHATDFIDGGEGNDTMLGQGGDDEVWGDDGNDMIYGDDRDTIVTPVALHGSDYIDGEAGDDTLFGGGTDDELYGGSGSDVMYGDDSLAERVPEASQGDDFLDGEEGNDRLIGGAKDDQLFGGTGDDVIWADDGGHIGGEPGSFDPATDGNDYADGEEGNDVLLGEGGSDQLFGGEGNDTLTGDDIVSRLPASFHGADALHGGDGDDSMVGGGGADTLTGGLGNDKLFGDADDVPVPNQGNDVLDGGAGNDSLRGFGGDDQLAGGEGNDTVQGEAGDDVVAGGDGDDDVQGGDGADIVAGDAGNDIVSGQAGSDTLAGGDGNDELQGGEDADVLTGDAGNDTLFGQAGDDALDGGAGNDTLQGGVGSDTLTGDGSDLLLGEDGNDVLMATGGAAAMDGGAGNDWLQGGGIMLGGLGDDTLVGWGPDVQGGAGNDTYVIEQVAGNVWLTDTQGVSDIRITGATAATMTMEPSMPLDFGQPIDTNLLRLTVGGLTLDTQGLLSGAIGTIEVNGRAYQAAELFGQTFIYEMSKTTGAAGAALQGGREADTLTSTGGGATLAGGAGDDTLTGSGGNNTYRYNANDGADTMQDAGGGTLVFGAGIGQGDLKLSTDTNAMVITVGAGAANSIHLMGFNAASPAQPTGVSTFKFADGSTLTQAQLIARGFDITGTAASESLQGTSLADRMTGGAGADTLAGHAGADVYTFNVGDGTDLIADGDTAAGTGDALVFGAGISPADIVGLRTGNDVTLVVSGTSDQVTLRGYFASNADTVEQIRFNDGTTWTSANVLAAVDAGNARDWTLTGDAGSNILIGLGGNDVLSGLGGNDTLLGGPGNDTLDGGIGDDSLAGGAGSDLYLVSGLGEQDRIDEANGGDAAGVDTVRMDAIASTQASFSIYGNDLGVMDATGVVRLVVANQYLAGSAANQVERFEFADGVVLTAQDVQEKLMTGGRGADWITGSALNDAMTGGWGGDTLTAGAGADTLHGNQGSDGLNGEADDDQLFGDEADDTLFGGDGNDTLDGGTGADRLDGGLGNDVYSYAAGQGMDIVTADAGGVDRVQLAPGITTANVTVHRISSPPASDLAFKGDSLVVQLNGGGDQLWIANYFDLAAPGNVETIRFADGTSWDYATVTAKLGTQGGTANTLTGTTKADTFTVDHTNDVINDTTTTDVDTVNASVGYRLPASGTVTNLTLTGSLDLFAVGTKDSADTLRGNTGSNRLEYLGGPSLPGDTLIGGAGDDVYVLKAANMPVNYNEPATMGGVVITELAGEGVDTVLSGYWSNQLPANAENLILTVPNTTDPQSFGYNPNGAGDYTHRQTGNAQDNLIDTTAYEELATSQSWYAHRTRPHFIGVAEFRLDGGAGADTLVGGRMSDTYVVDNPGDTVVETGVTQQGLDWSNDTVETPYATSLLTQYPNIENVTLAGSSPVGATGNARANRLDGSQNGAGNALTGGAGNDTYVVGLGDTVVERAGEGTDTVLVTSGASTHLADYANVESLRLQPGADSSNVYGTPGADTLTGNTANNQIWGDAGEDFLEDQSDDVLYVGWGSVIESRAAQDADVLFGGAGDDFLSSRGGVDTLDGGAGDDNLRVYYTGRSAVLRLGLGDGHDTFMQDAGAPVAVTVELKAGLGLDGVQFAPDAGRITVSVADGSSVRIADTNAVSLRLPDGTTFGAAEIDIMSRTSDRTTPTALADLLYGTPGADTINALAGNDIIYGAAGNDTLTGGQGADVYRFGKGFGQDLVDDVAPGGGGTDDGAIDTIEFDATAAVADIAVSQQLTSGSANLVLAIASTGDTLTIQREYAAGNAGAVEQVKFADGTLWDLATLKGKVTGTIGTEAADTMTAPATSYRLEGRGGNDTLTGGAGNDTLDGGTGADKLTGGTGNDTYYVDSLTDQVVEVSTGGTLDVVIAGVDAYVLPTAVERGQLAAGTANWSLTGYTTANTLVGNAGANRLDGGAGIDTLQGGAGNDLYIVDVATDIITEASGEGIDSVQAAVTFTLPVNVENLTLTGTATKLVATGNAGDNLLIGNSVANTLSGLAGNDRLDGGAGNDSMTGGAGNDTFVVDATGDTTVEAAAGGLDTVETNLTWTLGTEVEKLLLTGANAVNGTGNASINWLVGNTANNTLNGLAGADVLQGGAGTDTLTDTAGNGAFDGGAGNDVLTAGAGNDLLAGGIGNDTYTLGAGADIVAFDKGDGVDTIKAPLSGAGLGELNDVLSLGKIRLADINFSRETNDLVLRVTGTTDAIRFTSWYAATGDQTFTKLQVMVDSTADYQPGSTDALYASRITVLDFKQLVAGYDAARASNPALVNWSPQESLLHTARLTSSDSLAHGGNLAYRYAEDGALANVQYEGSTGELAAVGFVGTLQDILYGLVS, from the coding sequence TTGGGAGTTTCGCTATCCGACGAGGCCGCCGCCGCGCCGGAAGTGGCACAGACGTTGATTGGAGATTTCAAGAAGAAGGTCTCTTCGAACGACCCGAATAAGTACGCTTTCGACGACCACGGCAACTACATCAGCGACGGAGCCGAATCCGATGCGAGAGACCTGATCACGGGCACCGCCGATGCGGACCTGATCAAAGGTCTGGGTGGCAACGACGCGCTCCTTGGCCGCGCGGGCGATGATTCCATCGAAGGCGGCCCCGGGATCGACGTGCTCCAAGGCGGAACCGGCACCGACACGCTCGATGGCGGCGATGGGGACGACATACTGTACGGCTCCTCCATGGGCAACCTGACCTATCCGGCTACGGTCGATTTCCAGCCTCCGCCGCCCGACTTTCGGACGGTGCTGGCACAAGGCTTCGGTTGGTGGCTCACGACCAATGGCTCAGCCGACGTGGATGGCATCCCTAAGCGATTCCTCAATGCGACGGTGCAGCGCGACGCGCAGATGGACGATTCGGGCAACGTGATCGATGGCGGAATTGGCAACGACCTGATCATCTCCGGCCCCGGAGCGGATCAGGCCGAGGGCGGCGAAGGCCAGGACTTGATTTACGGAATGGGCGCGACCGACGTCCTGTGGGGCGATGCAGGCGACGACGTGATCTACGGGGACGGCCCGACGAACAATCCCGATGGATCGCTGTTGACCTGGGCACCCGCCGATACGCACGCGACCGACTTCATCGACGGCGGCGAGGGCAATGACACGATGCTGGGCCAAGGCGGCGACGACGAAGTGTGGGGCGATGACGGCAACGACATGATCTACGGGGACGACCGCGACACCATCGTCACGCCAGTGGCCCTGCACGGCAGCGACTACATCGACGGAGAGGCGGGAGACGATACCCTGTTCGGCGGCGGTACGGACGATGAGCTGTACGGTGGCAGCGGCAGCGATGTGATGTACGGGGACGATTCGTTGGCCGAGCGGGTGCCTGAAGCTTCGCAGGGAGATGACTTCCTGGATGGCGAGGAGGGCAACGACAGGCTGATCGGCGGCGCGAAGGACGACCAGCTGTTTGGTGGCACCGGCGACGACGTGATCTGGGCCGACGACGGTGGACACATCGGTGGCGAGCCGGGCTCGTTCGACCCTGCGACGGACGGCAACGACTACGCGGACGGGGAGGAGGGCAATGACGTGTTGCTCGGCGAGGGCGGAAGCGACCAGCTCTTCGGAGGGGAAGGCAACGACACGCTGACGGGCGATGACATCGTGTCCCGCCTGCCGGCTTCGTTCCACGGCGCAGATGCACTGCACGGCGGCGATGGCGATGACAGCATGGTTGGCGGCGGCGGCGCCGACACGCTGACCGGCGGCCTGGGCAATGACAAGCTCTTCGGCGACGCAGACGACGTCCCGGTCCCCAACCAGGGTAACGACGTACTGGACGGCGGCGCAGGCAACGACTCCCTGCGCGGCTTCGGCGGCGACGACCAACTGGCCGGCGGCGAAGGCAACGACACCGTCCAGGGCGAAGCGGGCGACGACGTCGTGGCCGGCGGCGACGGCGACGACGATGTGCAGGGCGGCGACGGCGCTGACATCGTCGCAGGCGACGCGGGCAATGACATCGTCAGCGGCCAGGCCGGCAGCGACACCCTCGCAGGCGGAGACGGCAACGACGAACTGCAGGGCGGCGAGGACGCCGACGTGCTCACCGGCGACGCGGGCAACGACACGCTTTTCGGCCAGGCGGGCGACGACGCGCTGGATGGGGGTGCGGGCAACGACACGCTGCAGGGCGGCGTGGGTAGCGACACACTCACCGGCGACGGCAGCGACCTGCTGCTGGGCGAGGACGGCAACGACGTGCTCATGGCCACGGGCGGCGCGGCGGCCATGGACGGCGGCGCCGGAAACGACTGGCTGCAGGGCGGCGGCATCATGCTCGGCGGCCTGGGCGACGATACGCTGGTGGGCTGGGGCCCCGACGTGCAGGGCGGCGCGGGCAACGACACCTACGTGATCGAGCAGGTCGCGGGTAACGTGTGGCTCACCGACACGCAGGGCGTCTCCGATATCCGCATCACCGGCGCCACCGCGGCGACGATGACGATGGAGCCCTCGATGCCGCTGGACTTCGGCCAGCCCATCGACACGAACCTGCTGCGCCTGACGGTGGGTGGGCTCACGCTGGACACGCAGGGCCTGCTCTCCGGCGCCATCGGGACGATCGAGGTGAATGGCCGCGCCTACCAGGCCGCGGAGCTGTTCGGCCAGACCTTCATCTACGAGATGAGCAAGACCACCGGCGCCGCGGGAGCCGCGCTGCAAGGCGGCCGCGAGGCCGACACGCTCACCTCCACCGGGGGCGGCGCCACCCTCGCCGGCGGCGCGGGGGATGACACGCTCACGGGCAGTGGCGGCAACAACACCTACCGCTACAACGCCAACGACGGCGCGGACACGATGCAGGACGCCGGCGGAGGCACACTCGTGTTCGGTGCCGGCATCGGACAAGGCGACCTCAAGCTCTCCACCGACACCAACGCGATGGTCATCACGGTGGGCGCGGGCGCGGCAAATTCGATTCACCTCATGGGCTTCAATGCGGCCAGCCCCGCGCAGCCCACCGGAGTCTCCACCTTCAAGTTCGCCGACGGCAGCACGTTGACGCAGGCGCAACTGATCGCGCGCGGCTTCGACATCACTGGCACCGCTGCATCGGAGTCCTTGCAAGGCACCAGCCTTGCCGACCGCATGACGGGTGGCGCAGGCGCGGACACGCTCGCGGGCCACGCCGGCGCGGACGTGTACACCTTCAATGTGGGCGACGGTACGGACCTGATCGCCGACGGGGACACGGCGGCAGGCACGGGGGACGCGTTGGTGTTCGGCGCCGGCATCTCGCCCGCGGACATCGTGGGCCTGCGCACAGGCAACGACGTGACCCTGGTCGTCAGCGGAACGAGCGACCAAGTGACACTGCGCGGCTACTTCGCGAGCAACGCGGACACCGTGGAGCAGATCAGGTTCAACGACGGCACGACCTGGACCTCCGCCAACGTGCTGGCGGCCGTGGACGCAGGCAACGCACGCGACTGGACACTGACGGGCGATGCGGGGAGCAACATCCTCATCGGCCTGGGCGGCAACGATGTGCTATCCGGTCTTGGCGGCAACGACACGCTGCTGGGAGGTCCCGGCAACGACACGCTCGACGGAGGCATAGGCGACGACAGCCTGGCAGGTGGTGCGGGCAGCGACCTCTACCTCGTGAGCGGGTTGGGCGAGCAGGATCGCATCGACGAGGCCAACGGCGGAGACGCCGCCGGCGTCGATACGGTGCGCATGGACGCGATCGCCAGCACCCAGGCGAGCTTCTCGATCTACGGCAACGACCTGGGCGTTATGGATGCGACCGGCGTGGTGCGCCTGGTGGTGGCGAACCAGTACCTGGCCGGCAGCGCGGCCAACCAGGTCGAGCGCTTCGAATTCGCCGACGGCGTGGTGCTCACCGCCCAGGACGTTCAGGAGAAGCTGATGACGGGCGGGCGCGGGGCGGACTGGATCACGGGCAGTGCACTCAACGACGCCATGACCGGCGGCTGGGGCGGCGACACGCTCACGGCGGGCGCAGGCGCCGACACCCTGCACGGCAACCAGGGCAGCGACGGGCTGAACGGGGAGGCCGATGACGACCAGCTCTTCGGCGACGAAGCCGACGACACGCTGTTCGGCGGAGATGGCAACGACACGCTGGACGGCGGCACGGGCGCCGACCGCCTGGACGGCGGCCTGGGCAACGACGTGTACAGCTATGCCGCAGGCCAAGGCATGGACATCGTCACCGCGGACGCCGGCGGCGTGGACCGCGTGCAACTGGCGCCAGGCATCACCACGGCCAATGTGACGGTGCACCGCATCTCCTCGCCGCCGGCATCGGACCTTGCCTTCAAGGGCGACTCGCTGGTCGTCCAGCTGAACGGCGGCGGCGACCAACTGTGGATTGCCAACTACTTCGACCTCGCAGCGCCGGGCAACGTGGAAACCATCCGCTTTGCCGACGGCACGAGCTGGGACTACGCGACCGTCACCGCCAAGCTGGGCACGCAGGGCGGCACCGCCAACACGCTCACCGGCACGACGAAGGCCGACACCTTCACGGTCGATCACACCAACGACGTGATCAACGACACCACCACGACCGACGTCGACACGGTCAACGCGTCGGTGGGCTACCGCCTGCCCGCGAGCGGCACGGTCACCAATCTCACGCTCACCGGCTCGCTGGACCTCTTCGCGGTCGGCACCAAGGACAGCGCGGACACCTTGCGCGGCAACACCGGAAGCAACCGCCTCGAGTACCTCGGCGGCCCCTCGCTGCCGGGCGACACCCTGATTGGCGGTGCGGGCGACGATGTGTACGTGCTCAAGGCGGCCAACATGCCGGTGAACTACAACGAGCCGGCGACGATGGGGGGCGTGGTCATCACCGAGCTGGCCGGTGAAGGCGTGGACACGGTGCTCTCGGGTTACTGGTCCAACCAGCTTCCCGCCAACGCGGAAAACCTCATCCTCACCGTTCCCAACACCACCGACCCGCAAAGCTTCGGCTACAACCCCAACGGCGCGGGCGACTACACGCACCGGCAAACCGGCAACGCCCAGGACAACCTGATCGATACGACCGCCTACGAGGAACTGGCGACTTCGCAATCGTGGTACGCCCATCGCACCCGACCGCACTTCATCGGGGTGGCGGAGTTCCGCCTGGACGGCGGGGCGGGGGCGGACACGCTGGTGGGCGGGCGCATGAGCGACACCTACGTGGTGGACAACCCCGGCGACACGGTGGTGGAAACCGGCGTCACCCAGCAGGGGCTGGACTGGTCCAACGACACGGTGGAAACACCATACGCGACCTCCCTGCTTACGCAGTACCCCAACATCGAGAACGTGACGCTTGCGGGCTCCTCGCCCGTCGGCGCCACAGGCAACGCGCGGGCGAATCGACTCGATGGCTCGCAAAACGGCGCCGGCAACGCGTTGACCGGCGGGGCGGGCAACGATACCTACGTCGTCGGGCTGGGCGACACGGTAGTGGAGCGGGCCGGCGAGGGCACCGACACGGTGCTCGTCACCTCGGGCGCCAGCACGCACCTGGCCGACTATGCCAACGTGGAGAGCCTGCGCCTGCAGCCCGGGGCGGACAGCTCCAACGTGTACGGCACCCCCGGCGCGGACACGCTGACCGGCAACACCGCGAACAACCAGATCTGGGGCGACGCGGGCGAAGACTTCCTGGAAGACCAGTCCGACGACGTGCTTTATGTCGGTTGGGGCAGCGTGATCGAGAGCCGCGCGGCGCAGGACGCGGACGTGCTGTTCGGCGGTGCGGGTGACGACTTCCTGAGCAGCCGCGGTGGCGTGGACACGCTCGACGGCGGGGCCGGCGACGACAACCTGCGCGTCTATTACACCGGCCGCAGCGCCGTGCTGCGGTTGGGCCTGGGCGACGGGCACGACACCTTCATGCAGGATGCGGGTGCGCCCGTGGCGGTGACGGTCGAGCTCAAGGCGGGACTGGGTTTGGACGGTGTGCAATTCGCACCCGACGCGGGCCGCATCACCGTCAGCGTGGCGGACGGCTCGTCCGTGAGGATCGCCGACACGAACGCAGTGAGCCTGCGCCTGCCCGACGGCACGACCTTCGGCGCCGCCGAGATCGACATCATGAGCCGCACGAGCGACCGCACGACGCCGACGGCATTGGCGGACCTGCTGTACGGAACGCCCGGTGCGGACACCATCAACGCCTTGGCGGGCAACGACATCATCTACGGCGCGGCCGGAAACGACACGCTGACCGGGGGACAGGGCGCGGACGTGTACCGCTTCGGCAAGGGCTTCGGGCAGGACCTGGTGGACGACGTCGCGCCAGGCGGGGGCGGGACGGATGACGGCGCGATCGACACGATCGAGTTCGATGCGACGGCGGCCGTTGCGGACATTGCGGTGTCGCAGCAACTCACCAGCGGGTCGGCCAACCTGGTGCTGGCCATTGCATCGACCGGCGACACCCTGACGATTCAGCGCGAGTACGCAGCAGGCAACGCAGGCGCCGTCGAGCAAGTCAAATTCGCCGACGGCACGCTGTGGGACCTGGCGACCTTGAAGGGCAAGGTGACGGGCACCATCGGCACCGAAGCGGCGGACACGATGACGGCCCCGGCCACCAGCTACCGGCTCGAAGGCCGTGGCGGGAACGACACCCTCACCGGCGGTGCCGGCAACGACACGCTCGATGGCGGCACCGGCGCAGACAAGCTCACCGGGGGCACCGGCAACGACACGTACTACGTGGACAGCCTCACCGACCAGGTGGTCGAGGTGTCCACCGGCGGCACGCTGGACGTCGTCATCGCGGGCGTGGATGCTTACGTGCTGCCCACGGCCGTGGAGCGCGGGCAGCTTGCGGCGGGTACCGCGAACTGGAGCTTGACGGGATACACCACGGCCAACACTCTGGTGGGGAATGCGGGCGCGAACCGTCTGGACGGCGGCGCGGGTATCGACACGCTGCAAGGCGGCGCGGGCAACGACCTTTACATCGTCGACGTGGCCACCGACATCATCACCGAAGCGAGCGGCGAGGGCATCGACAGCGTGCAGGCGGCCGTCACCTTCACCCTCCCGGTCAACGTGGAAAACCTCACGCTCACCGGTACGGCGACCAAGCTCGTGGCCACCGGCAATGCCGGAGACAACCTCCTCATCGGCAACAGCGTCGCCAACACGCTGTCGGGCCTGGCGGGCAATGACCGGCTCGATGGCGGCGCAGGCAATGACTCGATGACGGGTGGTGCGGGCAACGACACCTTCGTCGTAGACGCGACGGGGGACACGACGGTGGAGGCTGCGGCAGGCGGCCTCGACACTGTCGAAACCAACCTGACCTGGACTCTCGGTACGGAGGTCGAAAAGCTTCTGCTCACCGGCGCCAATGCTGTCAACGGCACAGGCAACGCCTCCATCAACTGGCTCGTAGGAAACACCGCCAACAACACGCTCAACGGCCTTGCCGGCGCGGACGTGCTGCAAGGCGGCGCGGGCACCGACACGCTCACCGACACGGCCGGCAACGGCGCCTTCGACGGCGGGGCCGGCAATGATGTCCTGACGGCGGGCGCGGGCAACGACCTCCTGGCCGGGGGCATTGGCAACGACACCTACACACTCGGCGCCGGCGCGGACATCGTTGCGTTCGACAAGGGCGACGGCGTGGACACGATCAAGGCGCCGCTCTCGGGTGCAGGCCTGGGCGAGCTCAACGACGTGCTGTCGCTGGGCAAGATTCGCCTCGCCGACATCAACTTCTCGCGCGAGACGAACGATCTGGTGCTGCGCGTCACCGGCACAACCGACGCCATCCGCTTCACAAGCTGGTACGCCGCCACGGGAGACCAGACCTTCACCAAGCTGCAGGTGATGGTGGATTCCACCGCCGACTACCAGCCGGGAAGCACCGACGCCCTGTACGCGAGCCGCATCACGGTCCTCGACTTCAAGCAACTCGTGGCAGGCTACGACGCAGCCCGGGCGTCCAACCCGGCACTGGTGAACTGGTCCCCGCAGGAATCTTTGCTGCACACCGCGCGCCTCACGTCCAGCGACTCGCTCGCCCACGGCGGCAACCTCGCCTACCGCTACGCGGAAGACGGCGCGTTGGCCAACGTGCAGTACGAGGGCAGCACCGGCGAGCTCGCAGCCGTGGGCTTCGTCGGCACGCTGCAGGACATCCTGTACGGCTTGGTGAGCTAG